The following proteins are co-located in the Toxotes jaculatrix isolate fToxJac2 chromosome 9, fToxJac2.pri, whole genome shotgun sequence genome:
- the LOC121187529 gene encoding protein FAM181B, producing MAVQTAIMNPQFMNFCFPGSVMEYDVEKSLDGSLLGEAENDEDYKETTRDLLSFIDSASSNIKLALDKPVKSKRKVNHRKYLQKQIKRCTGIITPGNVAETPVKRQGSPLAQPSPLQSKTLPKRDGVQANLQSKSLAALFSPVKDIRGEKAKKPPLRHRNLPPSFFTEPANCSKVSSTSGMTLKDLERGNPEAAEFFELLGPDYSNMVSDQDLYQSMPLRVQPDMGGPDPSSYDAHHLVGGLLYSEPWTTCSGPSKKLGESLRTGPSQPPVYCHSEATAGPIEDNALCTLAFPNFFTDCSIPQVTYDLSGGYNRPNYSSL from the coding sequence ATGGCTGTTCAGACTGCAATCATGAACCCTCAGTTCATGAATTTCTGCTTCCCTGGTTCTGTGATGGAGTACGATGTGGAGAAAAGTCTGGATGGGAGTCTCCTGGGTGAGGCAGAAAATGACGAGGACTACAAAGAGACCACTAGGGACTTGCTGAGCTTCATAGACTCAGCCTCCAGCAATATCAAGCTGGCCCTGGACAAGCCAGTGAAATCCAAAAGGAAAGTCAACCACCGGAAGTATCTACAGAAGCAGATCAAAAGGTGCACTGGCATTATAACACCAGGAAACGTAGCAGAAACCCCAGTCAAAAGACAAGGGTCCCCCCTAGCTCAACCCAGCCCTTTACAGAGCAAAACTCTACCTAAGCGTGATGGGGTCCAGGCGAACTTACAGAGCAAGAGCTTGGCAGCCCTCTTCAGCCCTGTGAAGGATATAAGGGGTGAAAAAGCCAAGAAGCCACCCCTGAGGCACCGCAATCTGCCCCCCTCTTTCTTCACTGAGCCTGCCAACTGCTCCAAAGTCAGCTCCACATCTGGGATGACACTGAAAGACTTGGAACGAGGAAATCCTGAGGCTGCAGAATTCTTCGAGCTCTTGGGGCCCGATTATAGCAACATGGTCAGTGACCAGGACCTTTATCAAAGCATGCCTCTCCGGGTGCAGCCAGATATGGGAGGCCCTGATCCCAGTTCCTATGATGCTCACCATTTAGTTGGTGGCCTCCTCTACTCTGAACCCTGGACTACCTGCTCTGGACCCTCTAAGAAATTAGGGGAAAGCCTGAGAACAGGTCCATCCCAGCCTCCTGTCTACTGTCACTCTGAGGCGACTGCTGGGCCCATAGAGGACAACGCACTGTGCACTTTGGCCTTCCCCAACTTCTTCACAGACTGCTCCATACCTCAGGTCACTTATGATTTAAGTGGTGGCTATAACAGACCTAATTATTCATCTCTATGA